DNA sequence from the Dreissena polymorpha isolate Duluth1 chromosome 3, UMN_Dpol_1.0, whole genome shotgun sequence genome:
GGCCATAAAGCAGTTTGTGGAATTTTTCACAGCCATATACAACAGCTAGCATTTCTTTATCGATCTGAGCGTACCGTTGCTCTGTCGGTGTGAGCGCACGTGACGCATATGCCTCAACACGGTCCTGTTGGATTATCTCGGCTCCCAGGCCTCTCATTCATGCGGCGTCTACTGTGAGTGTGACAGGTTTTTTCAAGTCGTAGTACTGAAGTACTTTTGTTGAAACATTagcttcttttattttattgaacgcGCGTTTCGCTTCGTCACCCCAGCTCCACGTTTCTAGCCTTTTCATATCGCGCAGTGGTGCATTCAACTCACTGAGATTTGGGATGAACTTAGACACATACGATAACATGCCTAACACAGTTTCCAGCTCACTGAAGCTTTCTGGCTCTCTCATGTCTGCTATCGCCTTCACTCTTTGATCTGTCGGTTTAATTCCGTCTCCAGTCAGTTTGTGACCTACATAGTCCACTTCCGGCTTGGCAAACATACACTTTTTCTTATTCATCTTCAGATTAATTCAACGTGCCTTTTGAAGCACCGTTTCCAAACGCCTGTTATGTTCTTCAAGTGTTCTACCATGAATCAAAATGTCGtcaacaattatttctaccccgtCAATGTTACCAAAGTTCTGTTCCATGGACCGTTGGAACACTTCACTCGAACACTTCCCGCCCATCGGCATCCGATGGTATCGGTACCTGCCGAACGGAGTATTAAACGCTGTGAGCTTCGAGCTCTCTTCAGTTAATTTTATTTGGTAATAACCCATATTCGCGTCTAGCGTTGTAAAGTATTTACTCCCATTCAATCTTGTGGCAACATCATCAAAACTGTTTATTGGATAATGTTCTCTTCGGATTGCACGGTTTAAATCTGTGGGGTCAATGCATATTCGCACTCTTCCGTTTTTCTTCCTTACGCACACCCAACTACTGAACCATTGCGTAGGTTCTGTTACTTTAGCAATAATGTTGCATTTCTCTAAGTGTTTTAGTTCAGCTTGCAATTGTTCACGAATCGCGACTGGAACCGGTCTTGGTTCATGAACTACTGGTTCTATTGACTTATCGATTTTAATCTCGTACTCGCCCGGTATACACCCAAAGGACGTCACTATATTTCTCAATGATAGATTCTGTTTCAAGTCTTGCGGTGTGTATTCCCATGATCAGCCAAAAATCAACTAAATCATCCCTTCCAAGCAAGTTTATGCCTCTTGGAGTGTTCATAATCTGGAAATTAACCGAACGCTTGATATTTTTATGCTCGCACAGCAATGTAATCATTCCTTCACTGCTGGCCCATTGACACCGCTAATAATAACATCACTCCTTGTGATTGGTGCAACCTTTTCAAATAGCTTCGCTGTTCCATATGACATGACACTGCACATTGCGCCACTGTCGATTTCAAATTTTACCGTTTAACACCCTATTTTCAAGTTAGCGGACCATTCATGATTATCTTCACTCGATGTTGCGATAAATACGTCGTTCACATCTGCCTGTTCAAACTGGTTAAACATTTCCTCGACCTGGTCTTCCTGGGCTTCTGTGTAGTTGACACGTCGTTGACTTCCTTGGCCCCGATATCCACGGTGAATTCCCCGATCACTTCCGCGATGACGCAGTCTACGTCCATAGCCACGTGCCCCTCTGTGTGATATCCCCTTTTGTTGATGCGATGCTCCACAGACTGCAGGACATAATTTGGATGCCTTGAAATGGCCAAACTCATCGCAATTGTCACACTGTTTTTGATAGGCGGGACATTTCCTTACTTCATGTTTTCTGCAACACTTGGCACAGTATTTTTGTTGCTTATGAGGGTTTTGATGCGTTTTAGCGATGTTTACGTGAGGGCTTTCGCCCAGTGATTTGATGTGAGATGTGGTCAATTCTATTTGCCTACAAACCTGCACGACACATTCGATGGTAAGTTGTGTAACCGGTATCTCCATTAGCTTTTCACTACACTTTGTGTCATTCACGCCATTAATGATCATGTCACATATTAACCCTTCTTTTTGTTCCCCATATTGACAGTGTTCGGCCTTTCTTTTTAATTCCGAAATGTAATCCATTATTGACAGGTTACCACGCTTTGTGTTGAGGAACTCTTGTCTTTTAATGTTACGGTAATTATGCAATCCGAAATGTCTgtcaaattttgtgaaaactgtttctAGATGGTATTTATCCTCGGCTGGCACTGTCGCGATTATAGCATCCTGATTGGCAACAACTTCCGGCGACCACGCGAACGAATCGTAAATTTTTACGCACTCTCTCCCCATGTTGGCAAGTAGGACACCAACCTTTTTTTTTCCAGGCTTGTCGTCCAGACCTAGCGCGTCCAAATGAATTTGGAAGTCCCGTTTGTAGTCTCCCCAACTTGATGCACCTTCCGACGGGTTAAATTCCGGTAATGGCCTGATTCCCTTTGAAGCCATTTCGCTGTTGTATAAAATGAACCTTTAACAACAGATTTGCAACGTACGATTGTCATGCAATCGCCTGATTGCGCCGATTTTTAAtagatttatgacaccatgcagATTTGAGTTCTCTCTTTACCACATACGAATATCCGTCGGATGACGCAAGCTTCGGCTTTCCTCGCTGTGTTCCACTACCGACAATCTTGAAGGTGACTGGAGCAGTGGGTACGATGTCCGTCACTGTGGCGTCATGTAGCGACTGCTCCATTTCTTCCGATGGGATTTATGAAaatattgtcactgaacaaagatgtaaaaaaaacatcataaaataaaaattattacttttcagaatatgcctgcaatagacgtatataaggtcaggtataaggCAAAAAAACGCTGAACGATGGCTATCAAACAATGCCGAACCTtaattcatattatgaattgatttcatttatattaccatatataatataacattttattttgttagggcgagtcgttatatatgtggggcgagtcgttatacatgtggggcgagtctttataaaaagtggggcgagtcgttatggggcgagtcgttaagggggcgagtcgttacattaccattccgcttttagggcttcgttttataattgattaaatgcccctcttgcactttcgctcgcttatgaacaataacaatatctacaccacttataattataatcaaattaatgtatgtgttattatctttgaaatataatttaccaaaatcttacaatcacaaagAATAGGAAAgaatattaattgttttgttttgttggattgccagtttttagtcttccgaccacgtttactctgatgtattaatattattaattcgtatttttatacagaggaaattatattgatgaaaatacatttattggtactaaatatattatttttgcactattatttaaaagttttaatgtttatttcggatttttgtatcgttttattgactaaacaaacgacatgtatacatgttttacgttactgtaaccagtgtttttgccaaccagccagtgcgcatgcgcggaaaatcccgaatgtaaacaataacattcaactggtctatactgtctaactccccttgcgggtattattgacaggtgcgcagtcagtgcaagataaaagtgttaaaagtgaataagtgagaaagttaaaagtatgttcgattaatcatgcacggtgaagtgatttaaggttaatgctgataaaaacatgtctctcggagttcaaggagcagaaggggaaagcagggaccgcttaaacccttcaagatcaggatgtaatactgtagtaccagggaggttgttccacatcacaatagcacatgggaaaaatgaaaacttataataatttgcagtggtatggatctgtctaaaagagagggggtgcatgtgacgagtgaatctggtgggtcgctcgatatatgatgaCAGCGGCACGGctactaaaccttgaacaattttgaaaaagattattaattaagtgtcatttcgtctgtcttgtagggtctgccaaccaagttgctgttgcatggaggtgacactgtcatatggagaataattatgcttgacccagcggactgctcgacgctgtactttttcaatttgttgtatattttgtaaagtgtGAGGACTCCAAacggaagaagcatattcaacctgtggtctaactattgtcttgtatgccagctggcgaatgttggaatttcttgtctgtatgttcctgcgtagaaaaccaagagatttattagcgttatttgtaattctatttatatgggtgttccaggaaaggtcttttgagATGTCCACACCTGCAAGTATTAtgcattgtcaacagtttctagtatttgtccatggagtctgtaattaaaagagaattttgatttatttctggttatgtttaaaacttggcatttacttgggttgaactccatgtcccaaagatgttcccatttcatacgtttatctagatcttcttgtagagtatggcagtcatgcattttgttgattgttagataaacggcagtgtcatctgcaaataagcgaacttgagaagtaatagatttaggtaagtcatttatataaagaaaaagtaacggaccaagcacagacccttgtggtaccccagatgtcactggtacctcggatgataattctccatctagagcaacacgttgagtacgacctataaggaattatttgatccatgagagagtatctttatccgcaccatgttcctgtaatttgaaaagcagtttaagatggttcactttgtcgaacgctttactgaaatcaagcaatattagatCAGTTTGTTGTCCAGATGACATATTTCGTGTGTATATGattgtcactttattgttgattggcacatttacagtttaagcaggT
Encoded proteins:
- the LOC127875411 gene encoding uncharacterized protein LOC127875411, with the translated sequence MNKKKCMFAKPEVDYVGHKLTGDGIKPTDQRVKAIADMREPESFSELETVLGMLSYVSKFIPNLSELNAPLRDMKRLETWSWGDEAKRAFNKIKEANVSTKVLQYYDLKKPVTLTVDAA